The genomic stretch atttcggAATTTGACAGTGAGGATATTGACCGTGCTATAGCACTTTCTCTGTCAGAAGAGGAACACAGAAAGTCAAAGGGAGCAGGttagtattgtaaatattattCCTGCTGCTCACGTTTTCTGAAAAAAGCTGAAACCCTTTTTCACACAGTGGCTGTCCTCTTATGGCATTTttgttttgagagtaatttcctacAGATACCTGTGGACGTCCGCAGGCCCGCTCCAGCCACGCTTAAATTGCCTTAGTGGCGGCAGGGACAAACTGCAGTAGCTAAGTGAGCTTTACGGGCATAGTACGCATATTCTGCTAAGCCTGCATATCCTGCTATCAGCCTGTACACACTTGCACTTGCAAGCACCCGCAGAGTGCAGCAAGGCGCCGTCGCCACCGTTCATCGCAGGCTGTATTTGGCCTAAGGCTCGATTCGCTTGTGCCGATGCAACTTACCGATTTCCGTTGGATGGAGACCAACCTGCAAGAGCTAATCAATCCTTTGTAACAGAGCTGGCTCGATTGCTTCTCACGGGAACTTGACGGAAGCAATTCAAACATACAAAACTAGCTTTGATTGCATGTTGCTCATAACCTGCCTATTATGTTGCGGATAGTTAGTCCCGCGAAACCTGCCAAACGTGTTATTTGGCATGCACACGGCTGCGGGCACCTGCTAATCCTGCAATTTTCAGTCGTGGCTATTGCGGGCACATCCGTGGACATGTCCACTTCATCCTGAATTGTGGATCTACTTCATCACCTTGTAGCGGCACTTATGGTTTCTGGCAATGGAATAAAAAATGaacatacatatgtgatatgtgtTATTATTATTTGTTATGGCAACCATTTGATCATTATAAGTAATTTTATTTTGAAGATGGTTTCGAGAAAAGTTTGGTGCAAATTTATTGTTATAGATGTAATCATGTAATAATCAAAATTCTTGGGATAAACATTTCATGTATTGATGTACTAGTCTTTGTATTGTAACGAGGCTATTGTCAGAATATTGTATGTTCATTTGGATATTTCTGTCAAGCTATTTTTACCTCAAACGCCTTAACGATTCTATGCATTTATAGTTTTTAATactttcttgttttatttgttttttttattttaggaAAGGATCTGCATTTAGATGAGGATGAATTATTTGCAAGAGCTATTCAAGAAAGTTTGAATGTTGAATCACCCCCTCGTGCTCGGGAAAATGGCTCACCCACTCGTGCGCGTGAACACAGTTCACAACCTCGTCCTCGTGAAAATGGAAGCTCCAACGGCGGCCATTCATTTCAACAATTACCATATATGTTTTCTTCTGGATTCAGGTGTGCATAACTGTTTTTCTTCGAAGGTACTTAATTTGAACGTTATACTTTGATGTTTGATTGATCGATGTGAAGTGCCACATCATTGAATTGTTACAAGAATTAGTCAGAAAGGTTATATGATTAGTAAAATCCAGAGCCATACCTGCAACATGCTACTCCCTCCTTTCCTGAAAAGAAGCCTGTAACTTTTTCCCATAggtgtaaagtttgaccaagtttctgGTAAAACAATCAACAATTAAAAGACTATAGATatgatatgaaaatatatttaattAATAATGTATCCAAGGATATTTACTTggtattgtactccctccgtcctcaaataagtggacgttTAGCTTTAttttttgtccacaaaagagtgtacttctcACTTTCCAATGCACTTTAAAGAAGATAAAATTGCTTCGCTGTCATCGCACGGGAATCAAGCCCAATAACATCTATCACTTGGTCTCCttttttctacatgcacttaccTTATTGGAGGTGAAGAAATTAAAGAGAGAATGAATGCTAAGTTGCACCTTCCCAATGCAAAAAATTTAATCTCTCTTGAAAAACTGAAACGTCCACTCTTTCAAGGACAGAGGGAGTAGATGTTTATAGTTTTTTCTAGAAGTTTAGTCAAAGTTTACATTGTTTGACTTATGGAAAAAACTGTGGTATAATATGTCTTGGCATACTTACAATAGCAAGGTCTTAATGTTCTTTTGAAATGCACTAGAAAATTCAAAGGCTCTCATGATTTCTTCTGAAACAATTGTCTACAACTTAAGGTGTTGAACTGAGCATTTCTATCTGACTTTTGCAAACTGTGCACTTAAACCTAATCATTCGGTCCTTTATATACTACTTTAAAATGCCTCTGAAAATATTGCAAAACGTGTTTGAAATTTAGAGCTCTAACATAAAAGTGAAGAAAAATTACTCGCCAAACTTTAAAATTGTGCTAATTGGATAAACCATGGCATACAAGTGTTGAAGTGTGGAAGCTCCATCTGGTAGGATTATATCTTTACAAGAAGTGCCTTGGGTGTGTAAAATCTCTCAATAGtgtcaaaagaaaagaaatatgtACAATTTGCTCTTTAAAATTACCAGGAGGATATTGTATTGGTCTAAAAAAACTCTGCTGACAGCCTGGATGGTTTGTAAACATCGCAATGCCTGCATCTTCGAAAACGAGCAGCCCCCTGTTACCAAGCTCCTAGAAAGGATTAGAGTAGAGGCGGCACTCTGGGCGAAAGCTGGAGCTGCTGGCCTAAGAATAATCATCCCAACAACCTGGGACGTCCACTAGTTCTCTGTAACGAATGATGTAATCACCTCCTAGGAGGCTTACCCTTCTTCTGTTCAATGAAAAGAAATGCAAAGTCTTTGCGTTTTTTCGAAAAAAGATTCACTAGAATTGTCACTCTCCATGATTTAATGTGCAGCTCACTTCTTTCCTTAGGACATGTGCTGGATGTCACAGTGAGATAGGCCATGGGCGTTTTCTTAGTTGCATGGGGGCTGTTTGGCATCCTGAATGCTTTTGCTGCCATGCTTGTAATCTACCAATATATGACTATGAGGTAGGTCTTTGTTTATTTGTTCACTTATTAAACAGTTGCAATAATATATTGACCTTACCAACAAAGTCATGCAGTTTTCCATGTCGGGAAATCATCCGTACCATAAAACATGCTACAAGGAGCGCTTTCACCCAAAATGTGATGTCTGCAAGCAATTTGTGAGAACcatttcatctttttttttttcttatctGTTCGCGCTACAGGGTTCTCTTTGTTTGACATTTCTTCACCCAGAAAtatttattcactgttgaatgaagtgcttttttttctcctttatgattgcaatgtttagTTTTGCAAACACTTGATTTTATGCATGTCTTTTCTTCATTCTTATTGCAATCCTATAAGCCTGGAAGAATGTAGAAATCAAAAAAAATTCTAGATATAATGtgaaaggattttatttatgttagcAGCTGGCTTGTTCCTTCTCTTGGTTTCCATATGCACCACCTGATGGTTCCTTCTTGTTCAGATTCCTACGAATATGAATGGCCTTATTGAATATAGGGCACATCCGTTTTGGTTACAAAAATACTGTCCATCACATGAAGTGGATGGAACTCCAAGATGTTGCAGTTGTGAAAGAATGGAGGTATCGTTCAGTTATCATGTTTGGTTTTATTAGTTTTGTCTTGAGTGGTTAGATAAGTTGCTTTCTGCAAAATTTGGCTCACTTCATTCCAATATGGTTCATTTACTTATCAGCCAAGGGAATCAAGATATGTACTGCTAGATGATGGTCGTAAGCTCTGTCTGGAGTGTCTCGACTCTGCAGTTATGGATACGAATGAGTGCCAACCACTTTATCTCGAAATACAAGAATTTTATGAAGGCCTCAATATGAAAGTAGAACAACAGGTTCCTCTGCTTCTGGTAGAAAGGCAGGCTTTAAATGAAGCCATGGAAGGAGAGAAAGCTGTACGTTGATTATGCTGAACTGAACAACCAAATATTTTTTTACTATATCAGTAGTTGTaactattttgttttctttggaaaccagggCCACCACCATCTTCCTGAAACAAGAGGTCTGTGCTTATCGGAAGAACAGACTGTCAGTACGGTGAGTACTGTTCCAAACACAAAATAAATGGTTCATGCAAACATCATCTAGTCCAAGTTGTAATCCGACTCTTGATCTGCTGGGTTTTGACTGTGataatactagttgaatgcccgtgtgtTGCCATGGCCCCTTACAAAATTATATTCATGCATGTTGCATGTGTAAACATAAAATGCACAAAAATATTAAGCCGATGTCCCCATAAAATGCGGCACTCTAGTTCTTCTCCCCTGCATTGCCACCACCTCGATGTAAACCTGAGAATGGTTGGGGACCTAAACAAAACCTCAAATGAGGGCAAACCAAATCTAACTAACCCACTGGGATTTATTCACACCCAAACCAAACTAAACCATGTCCTGACTCCACCTGAACTTAACTAAACCGATGGCTGGCACCACAATTCTCACTGGTTTTTGTCTATAGGTCAACAGCAGTTCCCCACCATGTTGCTTCCTACGTCAGGGACGGGGCTAGAGGTCCTGGTCAGGGCGTTGCTGGACTCCTGGTTAAAGTGTGGGGGAGAGAGTTGGGAAGCAGAGAAGGGATCCGGGTCAGCAGCGGGTCGTCGGCAGGCTGGCTGGAGAGGCGGGGCACGAGCAGTGGCCACTGTAGTATATGAGACTGAAACTCGGGAAGGGCTGTGGACGAACTGATCTCCCCACCCGCGTAAAAACCACGAGTTCAACTTGTGTGGAACCCGGACCTGTTTGAACTCGTACCCAACCATGCCCAACTGGTCTGTACAGAAAACCAAACTACACCAACCTGTTGTCAAACTCGGCCCATTTACAACCAAACCAAACAAACCCTTAAGAGAAAACCGACCCAACACACCCGGTTTAGACAAACCCTAAAGAGAAAACCATTCTCAGGTTTACCTCAATGGACCGCCTTTTATCCAGCATCTGAACCCAATGCATCCCCGTTCCACCGCGACGGAAAGTCGCTCCTTCACGTTGAGTATGGCATCTTGGTCAATGGTGTGATGAGTGAGATGGAGCATCTCATTGCCATGTGTTCCCGGCATCGTCATATTAGCAGACTGACAAGGAGTGCACTATGTAGCTGCAGATCTCCTCTACTCCTAGTCGGATCTCTTGTGCTGGTGCACTGGCGCTGATCATCGAGGACAGAGAAAAAGGATGGAGCGGAGCTAGAGGGTTCTCTGTAATAGCATACATTAAAGGATTCATCATATTTTGAATATAATTGCAACTAGTACACTCATTTCCAGTTCACAAAGAGAAATGAAAGAAAAAGAATGACTGCACGGAGAGAACATGGGGACTTCCAAATAACCATTGCTGGCGTGAGGTTGACTGGTGTGGAGGAGGCAGGGCTCGCCGTTCGGCGGTCGGCGCGATGGAAAAATCGGGGCGGGTACAGGGACGGGATAGATACAGATTTTTTATTCTGGGGTGCTGGTTTCACGGGCATGGGATCGCGAGCGAGGACGGCCAAACAAAGTCCTGGTTTTTCTCTCCGCTTGAGGAGGTCAGGAGAGCAGTTTTGATATCGTGGAACGGTTTGTACGAGGAGACTCAGATCTGGTGTTGCTGGTTTTTTCATACGAATTGCACGTACCATACCGATTCAGACTTAATAATAAAGATtattttcagatattgaggagacCGAGAATGGCGGGGAACAAAATCATGGAGATGATAACAGAGCCATATAGGTTGACACGGCGATGTGAAGTCACTGCAATTCTAATTCTCTATGGTCTCCCAAGGTAAAGCATTGCGGGTTTTTTTTTGCTGGTAAAGCATTGCGGTTTAATGTCTTAACTGTTCTATTAAACAAATAATAACAATGTAAGAGTTGGCAGCTTCCAGTAGGAAAAATAGTGGGAACAGTTACAAAAATGATCCTACTGTTTCAACTGATTCGAAATACTTTTCCTTTCACGTTGGCAAAAAAGGAATGCATGGATTATTTGGAGATATTTAATACTATTAACTAATGAGCAAAACTATTAATACTGTGCCTCATCAGTGTATCTTTTCCTGTCACTTGAATAATTCATCTTGTCATCATTTGCCTCTACTAAGTTGGAACCTGAGGGACCCTGGATACGTTTCTTGACTTTGTGAGTTTCTTATTAATTCTTGTTTTTGCAGATTGTTGACAGGTTCCATTTTAGCTCATGAGATGATGCATGCATGGTTGCGACTTAAAGGTAATATAAGTTCTTGCGGCACTTACTTTTGTGTTCTTGTGTTGATACTAAAATAGCATActgactgttttttttttttttttttgagggagcaTACTGACTATTAGTATACTAAAAGTCGAGTAGAGATGAACCTACTGAATGACACAGTTTCCGTCTCACTAAAATCATTTTAATGACAATCAAtttaacaacaacaacatcatcaaAGCCTTTTCCCCAAGCAAGTtagggtaggctagatatgaaacccaacagaaatGAAAGGAAGCCAAAACAAGAACGAGAAGGAAATAGGAGAGTAAACTAATGACAATCAATTTAACCGTGGCAAATTTACTCCCTTTGGCTTCTTCAGCATATGAACGGAATTTTAACAGTGAGCCTGCTAGGACTTGGTTACAGTAAAGACTAACAATAAAATATCGGGGTTCAAGATTCCTACCAGAAGCCGTATTTCTCAGTGTGGCTAGGAAGTAGGAATGCTTTAGCAATCCTGGTAAGGATCGAGAACTGTTTTCCTGCCATGGCCAGGACCTTACATTCTGTCTGAGACTGCCATGTGATATCCGAACTAGCAACTGTACTATATGAGATATTGTGGGCTTGAAGTTGTGTCATGTTGCTGTCAAGACTTTGAGGCAATTGCTCGTGGTCCACACTTACAAAGACCATAGTTGCAACTGTATTGGAATAATAAAACAATTAACACTAGTTTATCTAGCAAGAAGAGTTTGCATCAGCTTGCTACTATCATTAAGTATCTCATATCTAGTAGAAAAAAATTATATATGGACAATTTATGCTAATGAATATGTATTCCCAGGATACCGCACACTTAGTCCAGATATAGAAGAAGGCATATGCCAAGTTCTTGCTCACATGTGGATCGAGTCGGAGATCATGGGGGGGTCAGGCATCAACGCAACGTCGACgtcgtcatcctcttcatcatccacATCATCGAAAAAGGGCGGGCGGTCGCAGTTCGAGCGGAAGCTCGGTGATTTCTTTAAGCACCAAATCGAATCGGATACCTCCATGGCCTACGGGGACGGCTTCAGGGCCGGTAACCGGGTTGTTCTCCAGTACGGCCTCAAGCGCACCCTCGAGCACATCCGGCTGACCGGGACCTTGCCATTTTGAAAACACGATTCACCTTATTCACAAAGTTATATGCCGATTTTTCATCGAGGTCCATTGACAGGAGAAAAGGAATTTTGAGAAGCACAAATTGTGCAAATATGATCTTTTCGGTTGCACTTTCTTGGACAGGCCGGCTAAGTAGTATttgcagatcggaacaagttgTCTAGCCTGATCAATACTGTGCACGAAGATCAAATCTTGGAATGAAAACAATGGTATTTGTTATGTGATATTGAAGTTAATAAAGAAAATACACAATATAGTTAGCCTATGCACATAAGTCTAATTCTTCACTGTTTATATTATTCCACTGTCAAGAGAGACATTAGTTTGGACCATTTTCTGTTTGCGATTGTACGTAAAGATAAATAACCTTACCTGCAAAATAGCTCTCTTGTGATTCAAACAAGAGCGGGGGAAATAATTCTCCATCTATAACTGTTACACCTGAAATGTATCTTGGGCAACTGCTGATGCCGGTACAgcctatgctacagcaaacagagAAAAACAGTGTTAAGCGTCCGTTACCATTGCTACTGTGCTTCTCCGTAACATATCCAATTAGAATTCCTCGCAATCACTCACTGTTTGTGAGGTTGACCCAAACAGTAGACAATTTGAGAAAAGCATCTGCAACAAACTCCATTAGCAATCCTTATCGCATTTTTTCTCTCTTTTAATCATCTCCTCCAGCCGGCGAGGAGACAAACCTCACCAGAAACTGCTTCTTCCCATGCTCATTAACTTGCCAATCTCCTCCCCATGGGAACCGCCTCTTGAACGCATCAATCAGCTGCTGTGCAGTAAGGCCACCTGCCAACACAGTAACTACCCCATCCCTCTTCAGATCCATCTCTCCGCTTTTTTTCCGCCCCAAGAAATAGTAGTCCTTCTGCTGCGCAACCCACCCGTTTAGCAACTGTGACTCGGCCTGTTGATCATATGACACTTCTCAGACACATGAATATTGTCCACCACAATGGATACAGAAAAGCACCTCAGTGCATTCCTTTGCAAAATGCCCAGGTTTAGTGCATGTGTAGCAAGCTAGAGCCGTTCCTCCACTTGATTCACCAACATCTGAAACTTTATTGCCCTATATCGACACAGATTGATCACTAACAACTTTAGACTGAACCTGCCCTGTCGACCATCTTGCACGCTCCATGAAGAATCTGTACTCGCAGACTGAAGTTTTATTCGCTTGGAATCCAGTATTGCCTCTCTGATTAGCTACTGCCTGCCCTTTGTCAAATTTTCTACCAGTACCCGAGACCATCTCAGGGCCCAACAAGCGACGCGGCGGCAGGGTCCCGTGCGGCCTCTGTTGCGGCATCCCAccatatttagagcatctccagtcacgtccccaAGCAGCCCTCAAAACATGCCGAATCAAGCGCTTGAGAGACGTGTTGGAGTGGTGCTGCGTTTGGGACGCGTCTCCTTCTAGTTGCACCCCTTATTTGGAGGCCTAAATTAATAATAATAAATGCACGAAAATAAAagtttttatttaaatttgattatattttacaagtttgaatgaaaacggctaggttCATCAAAATCCTAGCCTACtggccgcccggcggtgcgttcgacggccacgCCCTGCCATCGCCTCCCTTCCCCTGCTGCTCGTTCGTCGTGCGCCACCTCTCCCTCCAAAGCCCCATGAGGAGAGCACGTCGGTCCGACGCGTCCTCGAGGAGCTGATGCCGCTCCTCCGTGAAGAAGAGGTAGCCCGCCTCCTCAACCGGTGCCCCCTGGATGGAGAGGTCGACGACGCAGCGCCACCGCTCATCATTGCCCTCCTCgtaggcacgggcgtcgtcctgcagCTTCTTCAGCGACTCCAAGAACTCGACGATCGCCTTCTGCTGCGCCGCCTGCTCCTCCGGGTCTGGCCCGTTGTCGGCTCAGTCGAGGTCGTCCttgtcctccgcttccgccgccgcttCCGCATCCCAGGCCGCCAAATCCGCGGCCGTCGCCTCCTGCCGTAACTGTTGCTCCAGCTCCTACCGCCACTGCCGATGCTCGAGCTCCTGCCTCCATAGCCGTTGCTGCAGCTCCCCCACACGCCGCCGCATGCCCATAGGATTAGTTAAAAATCAAcgtttttaaagtttgaccaagtttatacacaaaaaat from Lolium rigidum isolate FL_2022 chromosome 4, APGP_CSIRO_Lrig_0.1, whole genome shotgun sequence encodes the following:
- the LOC124707527 gene encoding protein DA1-related 1-like, with protein sequence MGWLTKIFRGSTHNISEGQHQSKPAEEATWNEPSSSTVVTDVISEFDSEDIDRAIALSLSEEEHRKSKGAGKDLHLDEDELFARAIQESLNVESPPRARENGSPTRAREHSSQPRPRENGSSNGGHSFQQLPYMFSSGFRTCAGCHSEIGHGRFLSCMGAVWHPECFCCHACNLPIYDYEFSMSGNHPYHKTCYKERFHPKCDVCKQFIPTNMNGLIEYRAHPFWLQKYCPSHEVDGTPRCCSCERMEPRESRYVLLDDGRKLCLECLDSAVMDTNECQPLYLEIQEFYEGLNMKVEQQVPLLLVERQALNEAMEGEKAGHHHLPETRGLCLSEEQTVSTILRRPRMAGNKIMEMITEPYRLTRRCEVTAILILYGLPRLLTGSILAHEMMHAWLRLKGYRTLSPDIEEGICQVLAHMWIESEIMGGSGINATSTSSSSSSSTSSKKGGRSQFERKLGDFFKHQIESDTSMAYGDGFRAGNRVVLQYGLKRTLEHIRLTGTLPF